A single window of Pseudarthrobacter psychrotolerans DNA harbors:
- a CDS encoding TQO small subunit DoxD, protein MATSAALPVEAGGDSRLARGGVAALRIGVALLWIQNVGWKVPPDFGEHANTGLYFFTRFAVDRPVFPPYAWFVEQVVLPNFPFFGWMTLLIEAGLGAFLLIGLATRFWAVVGLAQSLAIMLSVLNAPNEWHWSYYLMILTHVAVFATAAGRSFGVDGVLRPGWQKSTGRLGALLARLS, encoded by the coding sequence ATGGCTACCTCAGCGGCCCTCCCCGTTGAGGCGGGCGGGGACTCCCGGCTTGCCCGTGGGGGTGTCGCCGCGTTGCGGATCGGTGTGGCGCTGCTGTGGATCCAGAACGTGGGGTGGAAGGTGCCACCGGACTTCGGTGAGCACGCGAACACGGGATTGTATTTTTTCACCCGTTTCGCGGTTGACCGCCCGGTCTTCCCCCCTTATGCATGGTTCGTTGAACAAGTGGTGCTGCCGAATTTCCCCTTTTTCGGGTGGATGACGCTGCTCATCGAGGCCGGTCTCGGTGCGTTCCTGCTGATCGGGCTTGCCACCCGGTTCTGGGCGGTGGTCGGGTTGGCCCAGTCGCTGGCGATCATGCTGTCCGTCCTGAACGCACCCAACGAATGGCACTGGTCCTACTATCTGATGATCCTGACGCACGTCGCGGTGTTCGCCACCGCCGCCGGGCGCAGCTTCGGGGTCGACGGTGTCCTGCGCCCCGGCTGGCAGAAATCCACCGGACGCCTTGGGGCGCTCTTGGCCAGGCTGTCATGA
- a CDS encoding acyl-CoA dehydrogenase family protein has translation MNLNARLDPVLAIAGGHAREVDADARFPEEAVAALRESGLLGLTLPVEAGGLGGGPHELVDVLGSLAGVCGSTAMIYLMHVSVAMPVAAAPPPGLPDLVADLAGGRALGSLAFSEAGSRSHFWAPVSRARLNGAGVRLNAVKSWVTSAGHADVYIVSTLTADADTVDLFAVPAATPGVEVAGRWRGMGLRGNASTPMTFDAEVPESYRLGAAGAGLDLMLQTVLPWFNLGNAAVSVGLSRAAVDAAIRHTSAARLEHLDESLSALPTIRAQLARMSIELASTAAYLTQAAGRLVEPREDTMLHVLGVKAAANDAALRITDSAMRVCGGAAFSEHLQIDRYFRDARAGHVMAPTADVLYDFYGRAITGQPLFESQPSATAQVPA, from the coding sequence ATGAATCTGAACGCACGGCTTGATCCGGTACTCGCCATTGCCGGGGGCCATGCCCGCGAGGTCGACGCCGATGCCCGGTTCCCTGAGGAAGCCGTCGCAGCCCTGCGGGAGTCCGGGTTGCTCGGGCTGACGCTGCCGGTCGAGGCGGGTGGTCTCGGTGGCGGCCCGCACGAACTGGTCGACGTCCTGGGTTCCCTGGCCGGTGTTTGCGGGTCGACCGCGATGATCTATCTGATGCATGTCAGTGTCGCGATGCCGGTGGCGGCCGCACCACCGCCGGGCCTGCCGGACTTGGTGGCCGATCTGGCCGGTGGCAGGGCCTTGGGTTCGCTGGCGTTCTCGGAGGCCGGATCCAGGTCGCACTTCTGGGCGCCCGTTTCCCGGGCACGGCTCAACGGTGCGGGGGTGCGGCTGAACGCCGTCAAGAGCTGGGTGACCTCTGCCGGTCATGCCGACGTCTATATCGTCTCGACGCTGACCGCCGATGCCGACACCGTGGACCTGTTCGCGGTCCCGGCGGCCACACCCGGCGTCGAGGTGGCCGGCAGATGGCGCGGCATGGGGCTGCGCGGCAACGCCTCGACCCCGATGACCTTCGACGCCGAGGTGCCTGAGAGCTACCGCCTCGGTGCGGCGGGCGCCGGGTTGGACCTGATGCTCCAGACGGTGTTGCCGTGGTTCAACCTGGGGAACGCTGCCGTGTCGGTCGGGTTGTCCCGGGCCGCGGTGGACGCCGCCATCCGGCACACGAGCGCCGCCCGGCTGGAACATCTGGACGAAAGCCTTTCGGCGCTGCCAACTATCCGTGCCCAGCTGGCCCGGATGTCGATCGAGCTGGCCTCCACCGCCGCCTACCTCACACAGGCCGCCGGCCGGCTTGTCGAACCGCGCGAGGACACCATGCTGCACGTGCTGGGGGTCAAGGCGGCAGCCAATGACGCGGCCCTGCGCATCACCGACTCCGCGATGCGCGTCTGCGGCGGCGCGGCGTTCTCAGAACACCTGCAGATCGACCGATACTTCCGCGACGCCCGGGCCGGCCACGTCATGGCCCCCACCGCCGACGTGCTCTACGACTTCTACGGCAGGGCCATCACCGGACAGCCCCTGTTTGAAAGCCAGCCGTCCGCCACCGCGCAGGTCCCGGCGTGA
- a CDS encoding radical SAM protein: MVNHGIVLDLVERLAAVADGATAAVPLGPGDQGPVTQTVAAWCARTGNELLEVRDGAAIIRRGHPPDPLAGLASGQMPGTRLWMYTNFDCNLACDYCCARSSPQTARRALGIDRVRRLAGEAVQAGVSELLLTGGEPFLLPDLDDLVAACTDALPTTLLTNGMLFRGNRLERLRRMDRDRLALQISLDSATPDTHDSHRGTGSWARAVAGIRIAQDEGFRVRVAATLPAGQSHELQPFHTFLDSLGIAPEDQVIRALAHRGNADAGLELTIESLIPEVTVTADGVYWHPVSADDTDQLVTAEIFPLAEAIAEVRRRFSDYRARANAATQWFPCA, translated from the coding sequence ATGGTAAACCACGGTATCGTCCTGGATCTGGTGGAGCGCCTCGCCGCCGTGGCCGACGGAGCCACCGCGGCCGTGCCGCTGGGACCGGGCGACCAGGGCCCAGTAACGCAGACTGTGGCCGCATGGTGTGCCCGGACGGGCAACGAACTCCTCGAAGTCCGCGACGGGGCCGCCATCATCCGCCGCGGCCACCCCCCCGACCCGCTCGCCGGGCTCGCGTCCGGGCAGATGCCCGGAACCCGGCTCTGGATGTACACCAATTTCGACTGCAATCTGGCCTGCGACTACTGCTGCGCCCGGTCCTCACCGCAGACCGCCCGCCGGGCGCTGGGCATCGACCGGGTACGCCGGCTGGCTGGCGAGGCCGTTCAGGCCGGGGTCAGCGAGCTGCTGCTCACCGGCGGCGAACCGTTCCTGCTGCCGGACCTCGATGACCTCGTGGCGGCCTGCACGGACGCGCTGCCGACCACGCTGCTGACCAACGGGATGCTCTTCCGCGGGAACAGGCTCGAACGCCTGCGCCGGATGGACCGCGACCGGCTCGCGCTGCAGATCAGCCTCGATTCCGCCACCCCGGACACCCACGACAGCCACCGCGGCACCGGATCGTGGGCCCGGGCAGTGGCCGGCATTCGGATAGCGCAGGACGAAGGATTCCGGGTCAGGGTCGCCGCGACACTGCCCGCCGGGCAGAGCCACGAACTCCAGCCGTTCCACACCTTCCTCGACTCGCTCGGCATCGCACCCGAGGACCAGGTGATCCGCGCCCTCGCCCACCGCGGCAACGCCGACGCCGGCCTGGAACTGACCATCGAATCGCTCATCCCCGAAGTCACCGTCACCGCCGACGGCGTCTACTGGCACCCCGTCAGCGCCGACGACACCGACCAGCTCGTCACCGCCGAGATCTTCCCGCTGGCCGAGGCCATCGCCGAGGTCCGCCGCCGATTTAGCGACTACCGCGCACGCGCCAACGCCGCTACCCAATGGTTTCCCTGCGCCTGA
- a CDS encoding glycoside hydrolase family 15 protein, translating into MTSEPIASYAMLSDCRSAALVSAAGSVDWLCFPRFDSPSVFGRILGEDAGYWSIRPAAPHSSTRRYLGPTMVLETVHTTAGGTVTVTDSLALGDGNRGHELGAGAPGTLLRQVACTEGEVEMEVTFAPRPEYGLIRPLLHGTPGGLLVHGGADVLAFSTPVPFELDGGEARAKPVLRAGDALGFALHHQNAGPVPPAFWSQEDIARRLEDTLEGWDSWSQLHQSYDGPWQDLVASSGRVLQALTFYPTGAIVAAPTTSLPEVAGGTRNWDYRYTWIRDASMTLQALWVAACPDEAGKFFQFLATAAASRLSSGDELQIMYGIGGERDLTERELAHLPGWRGSAPVRVGNGAWDQRQLDVYGELLDAAATLPEYLNDLEPGTRQFLADAADAAASRWQSTDQGIWEVRGAPRHYLHSKLMCWVAVDRAIGLAGILNAEERVPHWMQTRAQLADSIHMNGWNETAGAYTQAYGSEDLDASALMLSIVGFVPAGDPRMLATIDAIEHRLTDSRGLVYRYQADDGLSGEEGTFLLCTFWLAHALALAGQTRRARAVFERAAAFATDLGLLAEEVAPDSSELLGNFPQAFSHIGLVNAAWAIRTAEDENRLPTAGEGDIP; encoded by the coding sequence ATGACCAGTGAACCCATCGCCAGCTACGCCATGCTCTCTGACTGCCGCTCGGCCGCGCTCGTGAGCGCCGCGGGTTCCGTGGACTGGCTGTGTTTCCCCCGTTTTGACAGCCCCTCGGTTTTCGGACGGATCCTGGGCGAGGACGCAGGCTACTGGTCGATCCGGCCTGCGGCCCCACACTCCTCTACCCGGCGGTACCTCGGCCCGACGATGGTCCTCGAAACGGTCCACACCACAGCCGGCGGGACCGTGACAGTCACCGACTCCCTGGCCCTGGGAGACGGGAACCGGGGCCACGAACTCGGCGCCGGCGCGCCCGGAACGTTGCTGCGGCAGGTGGCCTGCACCGAAGGAGAAGTCGAGATGGAGGTGACGTTCGCGCCCCGGCCGGAATACGGGCTGATCCGGCCTCTTCTCCACGGAACCCCCGGCGGCCTTCTGGTCCACGGCGGGGCAGACGTGCTGGCCTTCTCCACCCCGGTCCCCTTCGAACTGGATGGTGGTGAAGCGCGGGCGAAGCCGGTCCTTCGGGCCGGAGACGCCCTGGGATTCGCGCTTCACCACCAGAACGCCGGGCCGGTACCGCCGGCGTTCTGGAGCCAGGAGGACATCGCCCGCCGGCTGGAGGACACGCTGGAGGGCTGGGACAGCTGGTCGCAGCTGCATCAGAGCTACGACGGACCCTGGCAGGACCTGGTCGCTTCCAGCGGCAGGGTCCTGCAGGCACTGACGTTCTATCCGACCGGTGCGATCGTCGCCGCTCCGACGACCTCCTTGCCCGAGGTCGCCGGCGGCACCCGGAACTGGGACTACCGCTACACCTGGATCCGGGACGCCAGCATGACGCTGCAGGCGCTGTGGGTGGCCGCGTGTCCGGACGAGGCCGGGAAGTTTTTCCAGTTCCTCGCGACGGCAGCCGCCAGCCGGCTGAGCAGCGGCGACGAGTTGCAGATCATGTACGGCATCGGCGGGGAACGGGACCTGACCGAACGCGAACTGGCCCACCTTCCGGGCTGGCGCGGAAGCGCCCCGGTGCGGGTGGGCAACGGCGCCTGGGACCAGCGCCAGCTCGACGTCTATGGCGAACTCCTCGACGCAGCCGCCACCCTCCCGGAATATCTCAACGACCTGGAGCCCGGGACGCGGCAGTTCCTTGCCGATGCGGCCGACGCTGCAGCATCGCGCTGGCAGTCCACGGATCAGGGCATCTGGGAGGTCCGCGGCGCACCCCGGCACTACCTTCATTCAAAGCTGATGTGCTGGGTGGCCGTGGACCGGGCCATCGGCCTCGCCGGGATCCTGAACGCGGAAGAGCGGGTTCCACACTGGATGCAGACCCGGGCCCAGCTCGCCGACTCGATCCACATGAACGGCTGGAACGAGACAGCCGGTGCCTATACCCAGGCCTACGGCTCCGAGGACCTGGACGCGTCGGCCTTGATGCTCTCCATCGTGGGTTTCGTGCCCGCCGGCGATCCCCGGATGCTGGCAACGATCGACGCCATCGAGCACCGGCTCACCGACAGCCGGGGCCTGGTGTACCGATACCAGGCCGATGACGGCCTCTCCGGAGAGGAAGGAACGTTCCTGCTGTGCACGTTCTGGCTGGCCCATGCCCTGGCCCTGGCCGGACAGACCCGGCGCGCCCGGGCCGTCTTCGAACGGGCCGCGGCCTTCGCCACCGATCTGGGCCTGCTGGCCGAGGAGGTCGCCCCGGACAGCAGCGAACTGCTCGGAAATTTCCCGCAGGCCTTCAGCCATATCGGCCTCGTCAACGCCGCCTGGGCCATCCGCACCGCCGAGGACGAAAACCGGCTCCCTACTGCCGGCGAAGGGGACATCCCGTGA
- a CDS encoding PEP/pyruvate-binding domain-containing protein — MTEKTTAPLADFGSADIDAAGGKGAALGELIRQGFPVPPGFIITTRAYRSLLADTSLGAALGGLLRAATAERDPDGAAIRVLFAGTDMPHDLRTEIGVAYARLGRGAVAVRSSATAEDLPGAAFAGQQDTFLNVVGEDAVVRAVADCWASLWTDRAIAYRRRQGIDPREVAIAVVVQKMVPADIAGVMFTANPVTGVRSEIVVEASPGLGEAVVSGRVTREHYVLDLSGKSRSFAPGGREVVISAAVGGGTQEVPGTPGAGPGLGTEQLAELARLALRSQEHFGRPQDMEWAVAGGRLFVLQSRPMTALPPQPQGLNPFQRRVGPFFVEMFQERPYPLDVSGWMNHGILAMLHRMAGSVGVVFPTAEQVLPEEDGVVVQLVPPVPHPTLRSLAAPVSLARRARQYKTARWTQDPRFPAFLDRIERLTAKDPGALRWAGVVAMAEGSFAAMGGITDLRISYLPGIFLPMLKMRAMLLLLGKTELASALIAGAETRTSQANRALEQLAETAGADAELARALSEEDPVNVLDLVEKDPAHAAFREAFTAFLLEYGNRETVSVVLSSTPTWFDAPEVVLGLVKAMLGARPPRTDQTGTAMSELKGHPVLRFKPLRRRMLAAVAAAQAGMAFREDTHFYATKVIPPLRRAYRELGRRLTAAGVIDDAHDVYHLRFEELASITDTDDGVLPASVREHFRPLVLARAAKRRELEGIPLLDTALLFGHIRRVAGTLVSGTPASRGRAEGPVRVIRGPAEFGRLRSGEILVCPYTNPSWTPLFQRAAAVVVDTGGLGSHAAIVAREYGIPAVMGTGTGTSILADGQHVVVDGNTGVVMPSPSGAGA, encoded by the coding sequence ATGACTGAGAAGACCACCGCCCCGCTGGCCGATTTCGGTTCGGCGGACATCGACGCCGCCGGTGGAAAAGGTGCAGCCCTCGGCGAGCTGATACGCCAGGGATTTCCGGTGCCGCCGGGCTTCATCATTACGACCCGCGCGTACCGGTCCCTCCTTGCCGACACGTCGCTGGGGGCGGCCCTGGGCGGACTGCTCCGCGCCGCCACCGCGGAAAGAGATCCCGACGGCGCCGCGATCCGCGTGCTGTTCGCCGGAACGGACATGCCTCACGACTTGCGGACGGAGATCGGTGTTGCCTATGCAAGGCTGGGGCGCGGAGCGGTGGCAGTACGTTCCAGTGCCACGGCGGAAGACCTGCCGGGGGCAGCGTTCGCCGGCCAGCAGGACACGTTTTTGAACGTGGTGGGCGAGGACGCGGTGGTCCGGGCGGTCGCCGACTGCTGGGCCTCGCTCTGGACCGACAGGGCCATCGCCTACCGCCGGCGGCAGGGGATCGATCCCCGCGAGGTGGCCATCGCCGTCGTGGTGCAGAAAATGGTGCCGGCCGACATCGCCGGTGTCATGTTCACGGCCAACCCCGTCACGGGTGTGCGCAGCGAAATCGTCGTGGAGGCGAGCCCCGGGCTGGGGGAGGCGGTCGTCTCGGGGCGGGTGACGCGGGAGCACTACGTCCTGGACCTCTCGGGAAAGTCCCGCAGTTTCGCCCCAGGTGGCCGCGAGGTCGTGATCAGCGCCGCCGTAGGCGGGGGCACGCAGGAAGTCCCCGGGACCCCGGGTGCCGGTCCGGGGCTGGGCACCGAACAGCTGGCAGAGCTGGCCCGCCTGGCTCTGAGGTCCCAGGAACACTTCGGCCGGCCGCAGGACATGGAATGGGCGGTGGCCGGGGGCCGACTGTTTGTCCTGCAGTCGCGGCCCATGACGGCGTTGCCGCCGCAGCCGCAAGGGCTCAACCCTTTCCAGCGGAGGGTGGGGCCGTTCTTCGTGGAAATGTTCCAGGAACGGCCCTACCCGCTGGACGTGTCCGGCTGGATGAACCACGGGATCCTGGCCATGCTGCACCGGATGGCCGGGAGCGTGGGCGTGGTCTTCCCCACAGCTGAGCAGGTGCTCCCCGAAGAAGACGGCGTGGTGGTGCAGCTCGTGCCGCCGGTTCCGCATCCCACGCTCCGGAGCCTGGCCGCGCCGGTGTCGCTAGCCCGCCGTGCACGGCAATACAAAACAGCCCGGTGGACGCAGGATCCGAGATTTCCGGCCTTCCTTGACCGAATTGAGCGGCTGACCGCGAAGGACCCGGGCGCACTGCGCTGGGCCGGGGTCGTTGCCATGGCAGAGGGATCCTTCGCGGCAATGGGCGGTATCACCGACCTGCGGATCTCCTACCTGCCCGGCATCTTCCTGCCCATGCTGAAAATGCGCGCGATGCTCCTGCTCCTTGGGAAGACGGAACTGGCCTCTGCGCTGATCGCGGGGGCGGAAACCCGGACGAGCCAGGCCAACCGTGCACTGGAGCAACTGGCCGAAACAGCTGGCGCTGATGCCGAGTTGGCGCGTGCCCTGTCCGAAGAGGACCCAGTCAATGTCCTGGACCTCGTCGAAAAGGATCCCGCCCACGCGGCCTTCCGCGAGGCATTTACGGCGTTCCTGCTCGAATACGGCAACCGCGAAACAGTCAGCGTGGTGCTGAGCAGTACCCCCACCTGGTTCGACGCCCCGGAGGTGGTCCTGGGACTCGTGAAGGCCATGCTGGGCGCCCGGCCGCCGAGGACCGACCAGACCGGCACGGCGATGAGCGAGCTGAAGGGGCACCCGGTGCTCCGGTTCAAGCCGCTGCGCCGGCGGATGCTCGCCGCCGTCGCCGCTGCCCAGGCCGGAATGGCGTTCCGGGAGGACACCCACTTTTACGCCACCAAGGTCATACCGCCGCTGCGCCGCGCCTACCGCGAGCTCGGCCGGCGGCTCACGGCGGCCGGCGTGATCGATGATGCCCATGACGTCTACCACCTGCGGTTCGAGGAGCTGGCATCGATCACGGACACCGACGACGGCGTGCTGCCGGCTTCCGTCCGGGAGCACTTCCGGCCCCTGGTGCTGGCGCGTGCGGCCAAGCGGCGCGAACTGGAGGGGATCCCACTGTTGGACACGGCCTTGCTCTTTGGGCACATCCGCCGTGTGGCGGGGACCCTCGTCTCCGGCACGCCGGCAAGCCGTGGACGCGCAGAAGGGCCGGTGAGGGTGATCCGCGGACCGGCCGAGTTCGGGCGACTGCGCAGCGGAGAGATCCTGGTCTGCCCGTACACCAACCCGTCCTGGACACCCCTGTTCCAGCGTGCCGCGGCCGTCGTCGTGGACACCGGCGGCCTCGGCTCCCACGCGGCGATCGTGGCGAGGGAGTACGGAATACCGGCCGTCATGGGGACCGGCACTGGCACCAGCATTCTGGCCGACGGGCAGCATGTCGTCGTGGACGGGAACACCGGGGTGGTCATGCCTTCCCCCTCCGGGGCGGGGGCCTGA
- a CDS encoding PhnD/SsuA/transferrin family substrate-binding protein produces the protein MSAPLIVGSVAYTPNVVTIWEGIRDYFAGTPAEMDFVLFSNYGRQVDSLLQGTIDLAWNTNLAWVRTVAQTNGACRALAMRDTDTMFRTMFVARAGTGLGGLEDLKGRRLALGSRDSAQAAILPVHFLTRAGLAEGEVDLLRIDSDVGKHGDTGRSELDALRAVLDDKADAAAIGINTWEAIGRDELMPGAMEVFWESPVYSHCNFTALPALSEERSAPWVEHLFAMDWDNPSHRPILEMEGLRRWVAPRLEGYESLFEAVHEQGIGPRW, from the coding sequence GTGAGCGCCCCGCTGATCGTGGGCTCAGTCGCCTACACCCCCAACGTGGTCACCATCTGGGAGGGTATCCGCGACTACTTCGCCGGCACCCCCGCCGAGATGGATTTCGTGCTCTTCTCCAACTACGGGCGCCAGGTGGATTCGCTGCTTCAGGGCACGATCGACCTGGCCTGGAACACCAACCTGGCCTGGGTACGCACGGTCGCGCAGACCAACGGCGCCTGCCGGGCGCTGGCCATGCGGGACACCGACACCATGTTCCGGACAATGTTCGTGGCCCGTGCCGGAACCGGGCTGGGCGGCCTGGAGGACCTGAAGGGCCGCCGCCTGGCGCTGGGGTCCCGGGATTCGGCGCAGGCCGCGATCCTGCCCGTCCATTTCCTGACCCGGGCCGGGCTCGCCGAGGGCGAGGTGGACCTCCTGCGAATCGACAGCGACGTCGGCAAACACGGCGACACCGGCCGCAGCGAACTCGATGCCCTGCGCGCGGTCCTCGATGACAAGGCCGATGCCGCCGCGATCGGCATCAACACCTGGGAGGCAATCGGGCGTGATGAGCTGATGCCCGGGGCGATGGAGGTGTTCTGGGAATCCCCGGTCTACAGCCACTGCAACTTCACCGCCCTGCCCGCACTCTCCGAGGAGCGCTCCGCACCCTGGGTCGAGCACCTGTTCGCGATGGACTGGGACAACCCCTCACACCGGCCCATCCTGGAAATGGAAGGCCTGCGCCGCTGGGTGGCCCCCCGGCTGGAAGGATACGAGTCGCTGTTCGAGGCCGTACACGAACAAGGCATCGGGCCCCGATGGTAA
- a CDS encoding TetR/AcrR family transcriptional regulator, whose protein sequence is MAESQDHRKLPRRRGPALNSAIFEAVRAEIAESGYAGLTMDSVAERARASKASLYRRWPGRAALVLDAAYDAMPGPASAPDTGSLREDALAVMRHAARQLDGTVGLAIRGLLGEALQNPAVAAEIREYARGNAGKVMLTIIKQAVARGECDPALATDRTVEAGPALLRQRFIFSSLPIDDNYLVQVVDEVVLPLLGLSPPGVRGQKPNRT, encoded by the coding sequence ATGGCGGAGTCCCAGGACCACCGCAAACTGCCGCGCCGCCGCGGACCCGCCCTGAACAGTGCGATCTTTGAAGCGGTCCGGGCGGAGATTGCAGAATCCGGATATGCCGGGCTGACCATGGACAGCGTGGCCGAGCGCGCCCGGGCCAGCAAGGCCTCGCTCTACCGGCGGTGGCCCGGGCGCGCGGCTCTGGTACTTGACGCAGCCTACGACGCGATGCCCGGTCCGGCGTCAGCCCCCGACACCGGGAGTCTCCGCGAGGATGCCCTCGCGGTCATGCGGCACGCCGCGCGTCAGCTGGACGGGACCGTCGGGCTGGCCATCCGGGGGCTGCTGGGCGAGGCACTCCAGAATCCGGCCGTGGCCGCCGAAATCCGTGAGTACGCACGCGGGAATGCCGGCAAGGTCATGCTGACCATCATCAAGCAGGCCGTGGCGCGCGGCGAATGTGACCCGGCCCTGGCCACGGACCGCACCGTCGAAGCCGGCCCCGCGTTACTGCGGCAGAGGTTCATCTTCTCGTCCTTGCCCATCGACGACAACTATCTCGTGCAGGTTGTCGACGAAGTGGTGCTGCCACTGCTGGGACTCAGCCCACCCGGGGTCCGAGGCCAGAAGCCGAATAGGACCTGA
- a CDS encoding MFS transporter: MGDVQQHTPRVPSAIRTALPGILLVMFLGALDQTVMASALPAVAGDLNGLDQMSTIITGYLVAATAAMPLTGKLGDAYGRKRVLQASLIVFTGGAVLCSVAHSVPELIAYRAVQGIGGGGLMIGAQAIIGELVSPRDRGRFLGIIGAAFIVAAVAGPLAGGAVVDHLSWRWIFYFYVPLGLTALAVVTLTLRLPDPPRGRRIDYGGAALLCLGIVLVIMVCSLGSYGAPGWLAPVLAAVAAAALAGWLVTSRRSADPIVPLFLFRDAAFAIPTAVSFLIGFAMFATLSFLPAFLQVGMGMSATASGGMLIALMAGILLTTAASGALITLTGRYKIYPVAGTLLAVPGIWLFSTLDAHSSPWLVLASMLLLGLGIGLVMQVMVLVVQNSVERRDLGAATSTVTFLRQVGSSVGVAVLGSLITVRFTAAVPAPLAAALGDRIKSLTPKTLEQLPAADRSAVAEAFGHALPPVFGYAALVLAVAFVLTLFLPERELRTTAHADADAARVDAEASDGLAADAGPTNPNDPADRARGASDD, from the coding sequence ATGGGCGATGTCCAGCAGCACACGCCGCGGGTCCCCTCCGCCATCCGGACGGCGCTTCCGGGCATCCTGCTTGTCATGTTCCTCGGGGCCCTGGATCAGACTGTGATGGCCTCGGCGTTGCCGGCGGTGGCCGGTGACCTGAATGGCCTGGACCAGATGTCCACCATCATTACCGGCTACCTTGTCGCCGCCACGGCCGCTATGCCCCTGACCGGGAAGCTGGGTGACGCCTACGGCCGCAAGCGTGTTCTCCAGGCCTCATTGATCGTCTTCACCGGCGGTGCGGTGCTGTGCTCTGTTGCACATTCCGTTCCGGAGCTCATCGCGTACCGGGCGGTTCAAGGCATCGGCGGCGGGGGCCTCATGATCGGGGCCCAGGCGATCATCGGCGAACTTGTCAGCCCGCGGGACCGGGGCAGGTTTCTTGGCATCATCGGGGCCGCGTTCATCGTGGCGGCGGTCGCCGGTCCGCTGGCCGGCGGGGCCGTGGTGGACCATCTGTCCTGGCGCTGGATCTTCTATTTCTACGTGCCGCTGGGGCTTACGGCCCTTGCAGTTGTGACACTGACACTGCGGCTTCCGGACCCTCCGCGGGGGCGGCGCATCGACTACGGCGGGGCCGCCCTGCTGTGCCTTGGGATCGTATTGGTGATCATGGTGTGCAGCCTTGGCAGCTACGGCGCCCCGGGCTGGCTCGCTCCCGTTCTGGCGGCGGTGGCGGCGGCGGCACTGGCCGGGTGGTTGGTCACCTCCCGCCGCAGTGCGGATCCGATCGTTCCGTTGTTCCTGTTCCGTGACGCCGCGTTCGCCATCCCGACGGCGGTCAGTTTCCTCATCGGCTTCGCGATGTTCGCCACGCTCAGCTTCCTGCCGGCGTTCCTGCAGGTGGGCATGGGGATGTCGGCCACCGCTTCCGGCGGCATGCTGATCGCCCTCATGGCCGGAATTCTGCTCACAACGGCGGCCTCCGGCGCGCTGATCACGCTCACTGGGCGCTACAAGATCTACCCGGTGGCCGGGACGCTCCTGGCCGTTCCCGGAATCTGGCTGTTTAGCACCCTGGATGCGCACAGCAGCCCGTGGCTGGTGCTCGCCTCGATGCTCCTACTCGGGCTGGGTATCGGGCTGGTCATGCAGGTCATGGTGCTCGTGGTGCAGAATTCCGTGGAGCGCCGCGATCTCGGGGCAGCCACCTCCACCGTGACGTTTCTTCGCCAAGTGGGCAGTTCCGTAGGCGTGGCGGTCCTGGGGTCCCTCATCACGGTGCGCTTCACGGCCGCCGTGCCCGCGCCGCTGGCAGCGGCGCTTGGCGACCGCATCAAATCGTTGACGCCGAAGACTCTTGAGCAGCTGCCTGCAGCGGACCGCAGCGCGGTGGCCGAGGCCTTCGGCCATGCGCTTCCACCGGTCTTCGGCTACGCAGCCCTCGTGTTGGCGGTCGCCTTCGTTCTGACGCTTTTCCTGCCTGAGCGGGAGCTGCGGACAACGGCGCACGCCGACGCCGACGCCGCGCGCGTTGACGCCGAGGCGTCCGACGGTCTGGCCGCGGACGCGGGGCCGACCAATCCCAATGACCCCGCCGACCGCGCACGAGGAGCCTCCGATGACTGA